In a single window of the Melioribacteraceae bacterium genome:
- a CDS encoding cytochrome c oxidase subunit 3 yields the protein MTHNHDTAAVHHVHRDDVGARMGMWLFLFTEVLLFGGLFLIYAVYRFQYADQFRIAGLELNTGIGALNTIILLSSSLTVALSITALQKGNKFLSLVFLYATQVFAVLFMINKYFEWSAKISHGIFPGSEEMLNKHNGEILFYGLYYIMTGLHGLHVIIGMIIIGVVMVFIKNDKITSESYVKLENAGLYWHLVDLIWIFLFPLFYLIQ from the coding sequence ATGACTCATAATCACGATACTGCCGCGGTTCATCATGTGCATCGTGATGATGTTGGCGCAAGAATGGGAATGTGGCTTTTTCTTTTTACGGAAGTACTTCTCTTTGGCGGATTATTCCTAATATATGCGGTGTATCGATTTCAATACGCAGACCAATTTAGAATTGCCGGATTAGAATTAAACACCGGAATAGGCGCTCTGAATACTATCATTCTTTTATCGAGTAGTTTAACTGTTGCTCTTTCTATCACTGCTCTGCAAAAAGGGAATAAATTTTTAAGTTTAGTTTTTCTTTATGCAACGCAAGTATTCGCTGTTCTGTTCATGATAAATAAATATTTTGAATGGTCTGCAAAAATTTCTCATGGAATTTTCCCCGGTTCAGAAGAGATGCTTAATAAACATAATGGCGAAATATTGTTTTATGGATTGTATTATATAATGACTGGTTTACACGGATTACACGTGATTATTGGGATGATAATAATTGGCGTAGTTATGGTTTTTATTAAAAATGATAAAATCACTAGCGAAAGTTATGTTAAACTTGAAAATGCGGGTCTTTACTGGCACTTAGTTGATTTGATCTGGATTTTCCTTTTCCCATTATTCTATTTAATTCAATAA
- a CDS encoding cytochrome C oxidase subunit IV family protein: MESNHKSHPGYVSYIIVWVALLALTSITVTIAGINLGNYTLIIAMLIAAIKSMLVINIFMHIKYEDAIFKVFLALSGLTLLIIFILTFFDFIYR; this comes from the coding sequence ATGGAAAGTAATCATAAAAGTCATCCTGGCTATGTTTCATATATTATTGTGTGGGTCGCGCTTCTTGCGTTAACTTCAATTACTGTAACTATTGCCGGAATTAATTTGGGCAACTATACCTTAATAATTGCGATGCTGATAGCCGCTATAAAATCGATGCTGGTTATAAATATTTTTATGCACATAAAGTATGAAGATGCCATTTTTAAAGTGTTTCTTGCTCTAAGCGGTTTAACATTGTTAATCATTTTTATATTAACATTTTTCGATTTTATCTATAGATGA
- the coxB gene encoding cytochrome c oxidase subunit II: MSPAPTSHVESVDFVMLYIVGISVILLLGITAVMIYFVFKYHRKKGHKPVDIHGNVLLEIIWIAIPTILVLSMFYFGYTSFRDIRIKPKDAMAVKVTARMWQFSFEYENGKKSDTLYVPINKGIDLQMESVDVNHSLYIPAFRIKEDVIKGKTTNLYFTAEVEGTYDIACAEYCGLDHSMMYSQVKVVSADSFKTWYSTVDSITDSTKTK; the protein is encoded by the coding sequence ATGAGTCCAGCTCCAACAAGTCATGTAGAGTCTGTTGATTTTGTAATGCTTTATATTGTGGGCATTTCAGTAATTCTGTTATTGGGAATTACTGCGGTCATGATATATTTTGTTTTTAAGTATCATAGAAAAAAAGGGCATAAACCGGTTGATATTCATGGTAATGTTTTATTAGAAATTATTTGGATTGCAATACCAACCATACTTGTCTTATCTATGTTTTATTTCGGTTATACGAGTTTCCGCGATATTAGAATTAAGCCAAAGGACGCTATGGCTGTGAAAGTTACAGCAAGGATGTGGCAGTTTTCTTTCGAGTATGAGAATGGAAAAAAATCAGATACTCTATATGTACCAATTAATAAAGGTATAGATCTTCAAATGGAATCGGTTGACGTAAATCATTCATTATATATTCCGGCATTCAGAATTAAAGAAGATGTGATAAAAGGAAAAACAACTAATCTCTATTTCACTGCTGAAGTTGAGGGGACATATGATATCGCCTGCGCTGAATATTGCGGATTAGATCATTCAATGATGTATTCACAGGTTAAAGTAGTATCTGCTGATAGTTTCAAAACATGGTATTCAACTGTGGATTCTATCACCGATTCAACCAAAACTAAATAA
- a CDS encoding protoheme IX farnesyltransferase: MVNINKHINIISQLGKFKITFFVAISSSVGYILYKESIDILMILPVLGIFLLASGSSGFNHLQERKYDLLMDRTKGRPIPSGEITETYAYSFAILFSLIGMSLLYFYGNLISAILGLTALIWYNLVYTPLKMKSALAVVPGSVIGALPPVIGWTSAGGEVTDPKILSFALFFFIWQIPHFWLLLLMYNKDYEKAGFPTLTKIFNNVQLSRITYVWISGLVASCLLLPLFGVVNNDIAILGLFISGIWLLWKSKSILSEYFERIAIRNAFMNINLFVLAVVFIISIEKLFLTEL; encoded by the coding sequence GTGGTAAATATTAACAAACATATAAATATTATTTCGCAGCTAGGGAAGTTCAAAATCACTTTCTTTGTAGCTATATCCTCCTCTGTAGGGTATATTCTATATAAGGAATCGATTGATATATTGATGATTCTGCCGGTACTAGGAATTTTTTTGTTAGCCAGCGGTTCATCGGGATTTAATCATCTACAAGAGAGAAAGTATGACCTATTGATGGACCGGACTAAAGGAAGACCTATACCATCGGGAGAAATTACTGAGACTTACGCATATTCCTTTGCAATACTATTCTCATTGATTGGGATGTCCCTTTTATATTTTTATGGGAATTTAATTAGCGCGATATTGGGTTTAACCGCTTTAATATGGTATAATTTAGTTTATACCCCCTTAAAAATGAAAAGTGCATTAGCAGTTGTTCCCGGCTCTGTAATTGGTGCTCTCCCTCCAGTAATCGGGTGGACCTCAGCCGGGGGAGAAGTTACTGATCCAAAAATACTTTCATTTGCATTATTCTTTTTTATTTGGCAAATACCACATTTCTGGCTACTACTTTTAATGTACAATAAAGATTATGAGAAAGCGGGATTCCCAACTTTGACAAAGATATTCAACAATGTGCAGCTAAGCAGAATAACCTATGTTTGGATCAGCGGATTAGTTGCGAGTTGTTTATTACTGCCCTTATTTGGGGTAGTTAACAACGATATAGCTATACTCGGTTTGTTTATATCCGGGATTTGGCTTCTTTGGAAATCAAAATCAATTCTGAGCGAGTATTTTGAAAGGATTGCCATACGAAATGCGTTTATGAATATTAATCTTTTTGTTCTCGCCGTTGTATTTATTATATCAATCGAAAAGTTATTTTTAACTGAACTTTAA